A region of Mugil cephalus isolate CIBA_MC_2020 chromosome 3, CIBA_Mcephalus_1.1, whole genome shotgun sequence DNA encodes the following proteins:
- the bbs4 gene encoding Bardet-Biedl syndrome 4 protein encodes MADEDKATALPLATEAKKRRAPKAPELPIVERRNWLIHQHYIHKDYDTCKVIIKEQLQETNGMCEYAIYVQALILRLEGKIQESLELFQSCTILNPSSTDNLKQVARSLFLLGKHKAAIEFYHEAARLNEKDWEISHNLGVCYFFIKDLKNAEEHLNIALHINKHDKTFMMLGKVHLLAGETDKAIEVYKRAVEYSPENTELLTTLGLLFLQLGKYQKAFEHLGNALTFDPNNYKAILAAGSMMQTHGDFDVAMNKYRVAACAVPESPPLWNNIGMCFFGKKKYVAAISCLKRAHYLSPFDWKVLYNLGLVHLTMQQYASAFHFLSAAINLNPRMGELYMLLAVALTNLEDVENATRAYEQAVTLDASNPLVNLNFAIFLYNHGDKAGALDQYQEMERKVNVLRDSSSSFEFDPELMDMAQKMAAALQVTESLVWTKPGKDSKSKPHSAAAAKTPGAPLGTNQALGQAMSSAASYNKNIQLQTGVSKGPSSVLEPEPDVDKAPSPPTDPPGSPEPAESDNPKPRTSKKKTKVEE; translated from the exons ATGGCGGACGAGGATAAAGCCACGGCG ctcCCACTTGCTACTGAAGCCAAGAAACGTCGTGCACCTAAAG CTCCGGAGCTTCCTATTGTGGAGAGGAGAAACTGGCTAATCCACCAACACTACATCCACAAAGACTATGATACTTGTAAG GTGATCATCAAAGAACAACTGCAGGAGACTAATGGCATGTGTGAATATGCCATATACGTTCAAG CACTAATCTTGCGTCTTGAGGGCAAGATCCAAGAGTCCCTGGAGCTGTTTCAGAGCTGCACCATCCTTAATCCAAGCAGCACTGACAATCTCAAACAAGTGGCCCGATCACT ATTTCTTCTGGGAAAGCACAAAGCAGCTATTGAATTTTACCATGAAGCTGCAAGACTCAACGAGAAAGACTGG GAGATCAGTCATAATCTCGGTGTGTGCTATTTCTTCATCAAAGACTTGAAAAAC GCTGAAGAGCATCTAAACATAGCCCTCCATATAAATAAGCACGACAAGACTTTCATGATGCTCGGGAAGGTTCATCTGCTGGCTGGAGAAACTGACAAGGCCATCGAAGTGTATAAGAGAGCAGTGGA ATACTCTCCAGAGAACACTGAACTCCTCACCACCCTTGGCCTGCTGTTTTTGCAG cttggCAAATACCAAAAGGCATTTGAGCACCTTGGTAACgccctgacctttgaccccaaCAATTATAAG GCCATCCTGGCTGCAGGCAGTATGATGCAGACCCACGGTGACTTTGATGTGGCCATGAACAAGTACCGAGTGGCAGCGTGCGCCGTGCCTGAGAGCCCCCCTCTCTGGAACAACATTGGCATGTGCTTCTTTGGCAAAAAGAAATACGTCGCT GCCATCAGCTGTCTGAAGCGGGCCCACTACTTGTCTCCTTTTGACTGGAAAGTGTTGTACAACCTGGGTCTGGTACACTTGACCATGCAGCAGTACGCCTCTGCTTTCCACTTCCTCAGTGCGGCCATCAATCTGAACCCACGGATGGGGGAACTCTACATGCTGTTGGCAG TGGCTCTCACCAACTTGGAGGACGTTGAGAATGCCACCAGAGCGTATGAACAAGCCGTGACTCTGGACGC ATCCAACCCCCTGGTCAATTTGAACTTTGCAATCTTCCTTTATAATCACGGCGACAAGGCGGGAGCTCTGGATCAGTACCAGGAGATGGAAAGGAAAGTCAACGTTCTTCGAGACAGCAGTAGCAGCTTTGAGTTTGATCCTGAG CTAATGGACATGGCTCAGAAAATGGCAGCTGCCCTGCAGGTGACAGAGAGTCTGGTTTGGACAAAACCGGGCAAGGATTCAAAATCTAAACCTCActcggcagcagcagccaaaacTCCTGGAGCTCCACTTGGTACTAACCAAGCTCTGGGTCAGGCCATGTCTTCAGCTGCGAGCTACAATAAGAACATCCAGCTGCAAACAG GTGTTTCCAAAGGCCCTTCCTCGGTCCTTGAGCCAGAACCGGATGTGGATAAAGCCCCCAGCCCCCCCACCGACCCTCCAGGCTCCCCAGAACCTGCAGAGTCGGACAACCCCAAACCCAGAACCTCCAAGAAGAAAACCAAGGTGGAAGAATGA
- the scamp2l gene encoding secretory carrier membrane protein 2, like, which produces MSGFDSNPFADPVDVNPFQDASVTQATSKVTENVGEFNPFSAVDMVHHSETTIPISAASSQPAVLQTSVEQSPQATAAAAQAKLIKQQEELERKAAELDRKEQDLQNRTETGRTNTGAKENNWPPLPKFFPFKPFIYQNFEEDIPEEYRRICKRMYYLWMFHSVTLFLNLLACLAYFTADTAAYGVDFGLSILWFILFTPVAFICWYRPVYKAFRSDSSFSFFFFFFVFFFQVAVYIIQTVGIPGWGNSGWISSISMIGKNLSVAVVMMVVAGFFTVNAVLGVILLKMVHSKYRRTGASFTKAQQEFSEGVLTNRSVQTAAASAATSAAQGAFGRSQGN; this is translated from the exons ATGTCGGGATTTGACAGCAACCCCTTTGCTGACCCCGTGGACGTAAATCCCTTCCAG GACGCCTCAGTAACACAAGCCACCAGCAAAGTCACTGAGAACGTCGGGGAGTTCAACCCATTCTCTGCTGTTGATATG GTACACCACTCGGAGACGACCATCCCcatctctgctgcttcctctcaaCCCGCTGTTCTGCAGACCTCTGTGGAGCAGAGTCCACAA GCAACGGCAGCTGCTGCCCAGGCTAAACTGATCaaacagcaggaggagctggagaggaaagcagCGGAGTTGGATCGGAAGGAGCAGGACCTACAGAACAGGACGGAAACTGGCAGGACGAACACTGGAG CCAAAGAGAACAACTGGCCACCTCTTCCGAAGTTCTTCCCTTTCAAGCCGTTCATCTATCAGAACTTTGAGGAGGACATCCCAGAGGAATACCGCAGGATCTGCAAGAGAATGTACTACCTCTGGATGT tCCACAGTGTCACCCTCTTCCTCAACCTACTGGCCTGCCTGGCTTACTTCACGGCAGACACTGCTGCCTATGGCGTTGACTTTGGTCTATCCATCCTGTGGTTCATCCTCTTCACCCCTGTGGCCTTCATCTGCTGGTACAGACCCGTCTACAAGGCCTTCAG GTCTGAcagctccttcagcttcttcttcttcttttttgtctttttcttccaaGTAGCGGTGTACATTATTCAAACCGTGGGGATACCAGGCTGGGGTAACAG TGGATGGATCTCATCAATCAGCATGATCGGCAAAAACTTGTCTGTGGCTGTTGTCATGATGGTAGTGGCTGGTTTCTTCACTGTGAACGCTGTCCTGGGTGTGATCCTGCTCAAAATG GTCCACTCAAAGTACAGAAGGACTGGTGCCAGCTTCACCAAGGCTCAGCAGGAGTTCTCTGAAGGTGTACTGACCAACAGGTCTGTCCAGACTGCTGCAGCCAGCGCTGCCACCTCTGCTGCTCAGGGAGCTTTTGGCAGGAGTCAAGGGAATTAG